From the Anoplolepis gracilipes chromosome 15, ASM4749672v1, whole genome shotgun sequence genome, the window tactaattaatatcattaaatgactattaatataaattacatcgtaattatattgaaataaattagttgACGAAACAATGAAAGAAGCGATTACACTCAGAAACAAACACTGAATGCAATTACATTCAGTAGAGACATGCATGTGTGACGAAACAATaggtttgttttttattcctgCACTTCTGAACTAGTGCAGTAAGTTAAAAcgagaaaaagtatatttctcttattctAACTTATTGCACTAGTTCAGAAGTAcaggaataaaaaacaaacctaatatatttagttagaaataatatgaatGTGACTTGTATGTGATCGCAGAACGCGGGACCGGATATTACGTGGATCGACTCCCAACGACCCATTTTCACAGTATCTTTCCAATTAATTTCAACGGTATTTACACGAGACCTTCATCTGCACAATCTGTTCGTTCATGCTGAACGCATTCTGGACACGAAGCCCTCAACAATACCATCGGATTCAGAAACCTGCAAAATTTTGAAAGCAGCACACGCGATTCAACTAGTCACCGTTATCACGTTTCTACCTACTATATTGAATCAGTTGTTTGTATTGTTGGCGTGCAACACTAGTCAGGAGATTGGATTGTACGTGATCAGAGTTTTGATACACTTTATAAATATGGTGCACGAAGCCGGACGCAAGGAAATTCTACAAGCGTACATCAAGGTACAAAAAGATTTAGattctgaatatttaaaattaaagttgaatatttcaattacattgtcgatttattttgattctatTCGTGTATGTAGTTCGTGTTTGTGCTGCCTCCTCTACGAAATGGAAACGTCACGGTTCACGAGCAACTGGCGAAACATTTGCCAACTTTGCTACAACCGAACAACACTGATTTTCTGGTAGTGAACAAGTTTATGCACCACTCGAgtttcttttttgaaataatgatCAAAAGTATGGCGCAATATCTCCTAAGTACTGGTAGAATAAAGGTAATTTGCGTTGGAAATTGTctgtaattatgtaaatatgtgtAGATTGCTCGAAATGTCTTGCATCTGCAcagatacattaatatatctgGTGTAAGAATTAATGCGAACTAACATATTTCAGATGCATAGAAACGAGCGTTTCTCGAAAGACTATCACGAGAAGATCAAGACGTTATTGGAGGTAATTATGCCGTATCTAATGACCAAGTACAGAGAAATGCCAGTGGAGACACATGAATTGAACAAAAGTCTTGCACAATTTTTGaaggtatataatattgtgtacGAGAaattatcagatatatatgtatatctttatcGTAACTGTCTTTTGATTTTCATAGCGATGTCTCACATTCATGGACCGTGGTTTCGTGTTTTGTCTCATCAATTCTTATCTGGACAACTTTTCGCCCGGTGATCAACGTACATTGCACGATTTCAAGTTCACCTTTCTACAGATCATCTGCTCTCACGAGCACTACGTATCATTCAACTTGCCAATGATGCAGTCGCGTCTCGTTTCTAGAGGTAGGTTCTTATTATCGCAAGAATTGTCTGCAAGAATTGCGGTGAAAGTGAtactaatttattgttaaacttAATCATTTCGCGTGTTGTTTAAAAGATGACAATGACACTGATTGTGAGAGAGAACCAGAATGCGATggtacgtttatatttatatatccacGCACGaatatgtgtaattaatattttcttgtttatagttatttatgtGCATAGTTACAATGCGAGTTCTAGTCAATTATACTTTAGAAACACCAGTAAAATTAAAGGATTTCTCAAATcgacaattatatacatatatatgcactatttatattttttttcgcataATATGATCGCATTTGTGAACTAAAAATCCTATATGCACTCTCTTACTTGTCTATTTTATACACGCATTTATATAACACTATGTGTAAATTTCAGCTTTATTACACAATTAGAATGTGTAAAgtagataaaattgaaaaattttatttgaatgacAGATTTAATGAATGAATATTGTCTCACGGAGGAGTTCTGCAAACACCACTTCCTAGTTGGTCTTCTGATGCAAGAAGTTAAAACTTCCCTCAACGAAATTGTGCAGATTCGTAAGGTGGCCATAAACACTTTACGAGATCTAATGGCAAAGCATGAATTGGACGATAGATATCAGAATAAGGTGCGTGACTTTTCATGTTCTTTTAATTTGAAGGCAAACTGTGAGAAACATTCTTGGAAgaatcgatattattttttaaaaaattgaagagaattataatttagttgCAGACTATTATAACTGCTTGCttttctgaattttaattaattgttgcaGGGTCAACTGAGTAGAATAGCTTCAATTTATATACCATGGCTCGGGATTGTATTGGAGAACTTGCACCGATTGCAATCTGTACAAGAAAGTGAAATTAAGGTAGAAATGAAACAAAACAGTACAAACAGGGTGTCAACTAGCAGTTCGTTTTTGGCAACAAAGGATAGCACTATTAGTAGCACAGCCGCAGGCACACCCAAGTCCATTCACAGGTATTAgttttgattgatttattagatatttatcgattaataattgaaaataaaaaaaaaaaagaaagatttaatgTTGTAATTGTTTTACTGTCGTCCGCAGATTGACTCTTCACCTGGATACTCAGTCACCCGTGAGAACATCTATGCATCTGCGAGACTCGACTTACTTTGCCGCAATTGCGGGTCAAGGATTAGTAAATGGATATTCTTGCACTAGCGTTGAATCCGACACGTCGACGGTGTCTGGCGCATCTCAGTCCAACATTTCTCAGGAGACTGCCATTGTTAGGGAATTGGTGGAAAATGGAACAGGCGAGAAGAAGAGGCATTCACGTACTTTGAGCGTGACACAGTCGTCGCCTAGATGTGATAAATTGCAGTCTTCAGAAGTGAAGGATATACTACTCTGCTTTCTGttcattgtaaaatatttgggTGACCATCAGGTGATTGCCTGGTGGCAACAATGCAGCGATACAGAAATACTAAGCTTCTTCACAGTGATTGAGTGAGTGGCAAgcagactaaaataatatagcaaAACAGAggaataagattatttttgaaagaatataatGACATTATTGTGACATCATGTGTttagcatatttattttttagagcTTAAAAACACGAATAACATTGTTCTCCCTTTCCTATTCTTAGAATGAGCTTGCatcatttcaaatatatcgGTAAGAGACAAATAGCCGCCAATGCCGCGAGTAACGTCGGAAAACCGCGTACCGTCAAAGCGATGACTTTACCGGCTAGAATGGCACCACCGGATTTCACCACTGACAATCCAGCCACCAGCACATTGCAACCTCACAATACAGTTACCAGGGAAAATCTTGTTGAAAACGAAAGCAGCAAGGTGTATCAAGCTCTGCTAGAAGCAAATATGGCAACGGAAGTCGGCCTTATCGCGCTGGATTGCTTGGGGCTCTTCTGTATccattttaaagtaattacaattaataagtttgaaaatgtttttatccAATAGTTTCATGTGTAAAATAAGTCGCTAATTATTCTctggattttaattatttctgaagtaattatattatgccataagaataaaattgccGAAGAcagaaaaattgattgtttTAGACAGACTATAGGGGgaggaaatgaaaaaaaaaaataaatgtctactttttaatttaagaatattaagaaaataaagaaatctatagaaacatatttatctagatttcaaaaattaacatCTCATTTTTTACAGGATATTCTTTTGGCGAACGAAGGCGACAACGCAGTTATGCAAAAGCttttcaacatttatttatcgttCCTTCAAGTCGGTCAATCGGAAACTTTATTACGTCATGTTTTTGCTGGGTTTCGAGCTTTTTTGAACAATTATTCTGTGGCACTTTTTCAAGGTAAACattgatttttgaaaattaaaaaattaggctttatttataatagaggAAGAATAAATGCACAGCTGATTGTGAGCCTTTCGATAAGAGATTGCATGTATAATGGAGAaagttacataaaatacatataaaaagcttaaataaatatctttattttgtaGGCAATGCTGTGCTTTGTGGACGTTTGTGTTACGAGTTGCTACGTTGTTGCAATAGCAAACTGAGCTCAATACGACAAGAGTCCTGCGCTTTGCTGTATTTGCTCATGAGAAGTAACTTTGAGTTTACTAGTCGAAAAGGATTGACTAGAGTGCATTTGCAGGTAGGCACAATACTCGAATTTACAAGTGTAATGGCTAATTCCTTTCGTTTCATCCTACGACACATTTAAAAACTGTATTATTATAGCTAAAAAACAGCACAATAAtcaattttctgttttttttataggtGATAATTTCAGTCTCCCAAATGCTGGGAAATGTAATTGGCTTGAATAACTCGCGTTTTCAAGAATCGCTGTCGTTGATTAACAGTTACGCCTCCTCCGACAAAGTTATGAAAGGCACGGGTTTTCCAGTCGAAGTGAAGGATCTCAATAAAAGGATACGAACGGTTTTAATGGCAACTGCGCAAATGCGAGAACATAATAACGATCCTGAGATGTTGGTCGACTTGCAACACAGTTTGGCAAACTCGTATGCCAGCACGCCCGAATTGAGACACACTTGGTTGGAGACAATGGCCAGGAATCATGCCAGAGATGGCAACTTTTCGGaggtatttttacaaattatcaCGCAAAATGTAACTCttgttggaaaaaaaaattgtttcattaGACTCTCTTGCataattcatatttcaataatacatatttgttttatttttaaggctGCTTGTTGCCAACTGCATATCGCAGCATTAATGGCTGAGTATCTGAAATTGCGGAAAGTTCATCCACAGGGCGCAGAGGCTTTCGATAGCATCTCTGCCAACATATCAAAAGATGAGCGTAATCTTAAGCTCGACGCTGGTGAGATTTGTATGTTTGCTTTGTTTTATCGTGTTTATTGTCTGTGTTGTTGCAGTTTTATCGTATGCTACTATGATAGttcaataaataagataatgttAACTATATCCAGAAATATGTAGAATGTCTTGTTACCTTATTTATTGAGTTACTCTCATACATGGacgtataaattgaaaatgagtataaataaaagacactaatttaattaatttttttttctaggtGTTCAAGATATTCACTACAATGAAAATCTTCTTCTCGAGCAATTAGAAGTTTGTGCTGACACTTTGGAGAAAGCCGAGCGTTTCGAATTGCTCGGACACTTATATCGCTTGATAGTTCCTATGTacgaagagagaagaaattaCGAGGCTCTGGCAAATTCCTATTCGCACTTGGCGCAAGCCTACAATAAAATTGTGGAAGTTACACGAACCGGCAAGAGACTACTTGGAAGGTTTTACAGAGTGGCATTCTTTGGCATGGTGAGAGACATATCTATGTATAATTCAAAAGTTTAATATGCGAGCATGTAAATTGACTTGTCATCTAAGAGATACAAAATGTGCACGTGTATTATGTCATCTAGGCATATTTCGAAGAAGAAAACGGTCAAGAATATATCTACAAGGAACCCAAAGTGACATCATTATCCGAGATATCGGAACGATTATTGCGCTTGTATAGCGAAAAGTTTGGGTCTGAGAATGTTAAAATGATAATGGATTCTGTACCAGTCGACATAAGCGAGTTAGATCCCAAGATAGCGTACATTCAGGTGACGCACGTAACACCGTACTTTGAGAAGCCCGAGTTGGAAGTGCGACAGACTGAGTTCGAGCAAAATCACAATGTTTCATGCTTCATGTTCGAAACGCCGTTTACTAAGGAGGGCAAAGCGAGAGGCAATCCGGAAGATCAATGGAAACGCAGGACTATTCTTACAAGTACAATcagatatcaaataatttgaattatttatttattcacttaTATGAGATCTTATTTCGTCTTAAAAAAGAGGTATAAAGATTGATGGTTTACTTTTACAGCACAATATGCTTTTCCGTATGTGAAAAAACGCATTGGAATTGCCGAGAAACGAATAGTGGAACTGAGTCCTATCGAGGTTGCTTTGGACGAAATGAGGCAACGTGTTCAGGAATTGGAGGACGTAGCCTTGATCGGACCGACGGACGTAAAGAAGCTGCAGTTACGTCTTCAGGGTAGTATTTGCGTAACGGTGAACGCCGGTCCTCTGGCTTATGCCTCTGCGTTCCTAGATCCAGCCTTGTCTCCGCAATATTCCGATGACAAAGTGGAGGAATTGAAGGACGTTTTCAGGTACGTTTTATCGTAATCTCTCGCACGCGACATGTTGAAAAATTAGTGCTTTATGATTGcgttgagatttttttttagggaGTTTGTCAAAATATGTTACACAGCGTTACAAATTAATAGCAAACTGATCACACCGGACCAACACCAGTATCAAGAGGTGTTGCGCGAGAATTATCAGAAATTGTGCCAGAGTTTGTCGACTTTGCTTGGGGAACCGATATGGCCGGATGAGCAAGTAGGAAGCTTTAAACGCAATAGCGCTGCTTTGTTTAGTGCCATCAGCGGCGCCAATAATCATACCAGTACAGCCTAAGTCAATAATCTTAGATTATTCATCTAATAGGCCTCGgatttatgtatctttttctaGCATAATATAATGTCTAAGCATCTTTTAAGCACAAAGCTCGTGAAAGTTACTTATAAATTgacatctattatatttagtttttccTTGTTGCcacatattcatataaatctaTGATTAAATATCCATATTTTGCAACGTTTGGCCTAACAGGAAAGAACTTTCTAATCACTGCCAGATATTTCGGATAAAGTATTACAaacattagaaataataaaaagattttgattAAGGAATTTCGCGGATGTAATCGTTTATAGTCGTTGAACCAAGAATTCGACAAAGCCAGTTAAGAAAACTACTTCTACTTATTAAACTTTAGCGTTGATGTTGTAGTCCGATAAATTGCGTTTCAACTGATAGAATATAAGTTGGATGTCAAAGACTCATCGCCCAGGgcatttatatactatacaatCTATGGTgagtaaaaatgtaatttggtACACATCTCAATTCTTTCACTGTGAATAATATTAGTCTTTAAtgcattcatatatttatgatgtgatatataatcaattttgcaaaaatttttatcattatctctttatcacaattaaaaaaaactgtagCTTAAGAGCAGAAATGATTTAACGAAAGGAAAAGAAGTTGtattacttgaaaaattaatttctcattgCATCTTTTTGTTTAATGAATAGATAGTTAATTGTTTATGCttgaagattattattttatcattgatcATATCAAATTTACAGCATATGCATAATCATGAAAAGTATGACTAAACTTTTTTATCTAATGTACGAGttacaatacatgtataatatactgATGATTTATAGTGTACTaagatactttatataaaaatcaatttgtgaatatatttttaattcttgcatatactttaaaatttttgcatataagtGCTATTACATAATTGGCTGTTTTAGAAATAACGCAAAGAGAAAGTACAGATTCTTTAATATAGAttgtcagaaatattttttactatatattatatgaatttacgAAATGCGCTTGCATTATCAAGGACGAATCTTTCATTTTTGTGTATGTGGATCGAGAATAATTTCTATACTAATTACTGCGATTTTATAAgaagttaaataaaagtttgtttATACTGTAAAGAAAGGCAGAAGTGGAGACTGTAGCATCTAATTGGCTAcgctttatatatatggaaaCAAGTCCGACCACTTTGATACCTTGCAAATGCGCACATAGATAATGttacatattgataattatttgtgaAGAAGCGTgacatcaaattttataaactgagAATGTgaggcagagagagagaaagagagagaaagagagagagagagagtctgtgcgtatgtgtgtacgtatgtgtaaattcatttattatccGCAAAAAGTCATACCGGATGCGGATATCATAGATTAGaaataacaagaaatatacgtaataacaTAGAAAAATGTGTTTTGTCAATCTTCGACCATTGcgactattttaaataatttttttaattaaatccacgaaaaaatgataaattttagttatgtatatatcattttataattataatgtataataaataaaaataaacatttctttattttaatctatttcaaacttttttaatgctaaatactattaacttaattttaaagatataaaagaatcttttagataatacgaaaaaaacatatatataatttttaaaattattttgttaaatttattacaataaatgtcATTATTAGTTCTTTTACACTAGGATTAAAAaaccaatatataataaatataaataaattaataacaaaatgatatgataagtattataaaaattaatataaaaataaaaaagttaggTGTCTATgtgtttattatgtatattaacagAGAGAAGCATGAGAAAAGCCACGGTGTCATTTTTCATATCAACGTTTTTTCCACTTTTTGTACACTAACGTCGAATATGGTCGCTTACATCCATTTTATGGCCGTCCAGAACTACATGGCCATATCCATATTCggttatgataaaatatgaatataagaaCCGAttggtttaataaaatactctAAAGtacaatctattttattaatgtcacGCAGAAAAGACAATAGGAGCCATCGCAGGATGTAAGAAGCGCAAATAAAAACTCaagtttctttaattaaaaaaaaaactcatttatTTGAAGGTCCAGCCTTTGTATTTTACGTATCTGCGtacttttaaatgttttagttCAAATAAatgcgtttttttattaaaaagacttGAGTTTTTATTCGCGCCTTTACATCCTGCGCTGGTTCATGTCACCTTTCTCCTTGACATTACTAGTTTTATTTAAGAgccaaattattatttttccaaaatattgtgtatttcAGAgcactaaaataataaaaaaattactatgattattataattattataaaatatttttattgttttttatgtaaagtaaCAAATTCGTATACAAACCcattctttcatattttttaatcttctacATCAGCGCCGATGTCTAAGaaatcatatatacaatatattgctTTCTTCGGCATtattctgaaattaaaatattatttttattagagtaGAAAATGTAaaccaaaataataataatcgtaataaaatcgcatttgtatttattaatgatttatgaGTCGCGTTGCAGCTTGTTTAgtgatttatttgaaattctattatgtacatttaatgatagaatttttatttgtatgattTATAcctcattaaatataatattggcAACCAATATGAAGGAATACttctttcttgaaaattttgtctTTGCGCATCGATTATTAGTGAAGCTGCTTTTCGCGGTGTAAGCCCTCTCATTATAATTggaaatctatatattattgataaataaaatataaaattatctctcagtataataactattataaaaatgtcttatttaatatacaatgttttataaatgtatgtgtaaTGTAAGAactatgatattaaaaaacaaaagttttttttatcaaatggaCGGCTTTCTGCAGAAGGGAATCAATTtactcaaatataaaattgataaaacgataaataaaaatttataaaaattcaaaattctcCATTAACTTCATATCCACTATGAGACTTTGTTGTCTATATTTTACCTCTGTAATAATGtagaatttattacattaacatataaatttaataaaaaaaaggtttttgtGGACTGATTTCTTTctgcaatttattaaatctgtttaactaaaagaaaaatttataaaaaattttaaacaattaatttaaaataaaacatttaatacaattaaaagtttacaatttaaaacaagaaaatgtAGATTATCATACTTAATACagaaatctaatatatatggaaaaatttaaatttaattttctttctctaacaACGAGATAAAATCAGGAGATTTATTGAAACTACCTAcattgtcttttaatatctttttaccatatatgtttttatagaaatatctgCAAATCTGTTGTATCAAATGCATTATTGATTTAATGTTTTACAGTTTCGATATAGGTAATTTTTTACGATCTGGCCACATAA encodes:
- the Ziz gene encoding dedicator of cytokinesis protein 9 isoform X6, with the protein product MSERKFTRGLGKPGMAAQLRETVSQVVRESTVQNKPHLVEPIDFENFILKNKTLLQNDPQRELLLYPQDDISQVVLPRRYRSMVPTVQHITESEEGVENLLTKECLHSYTSNWNLVHYKYAAYSGTYLELPKILKADDLKDEVYEIDTEVDQVDEELTKNDGITKEGYLMKGPEIGSTDRMFASKSFKRRFCHLRQEVDGTYILEFFKDERKGEAKLTIVMDFCTEVVRNSKRGRYCFELRMSDTHKSYTLAADSETDMQDWLLKLSSVIQHYKQQEEKRAASLERACNTPPPSPQPMQVYGTLKGLEQSMNPQLIKYSRETDTSIALARRENRKRLFSVYPYIPHAKVNTGQIADHNVDPYKEQFGNRIFVKCESLKFRLQAPIDEKESLCQVEPYYTTLSLFDARNGRKLTENFHFDINHEMVRDMTRELSPTGITTETEDITLPGELKNIPSDWIKYPKQAIFNINNPHPDIFLVVRIDKLLQGNICQISEPYLRATKDPRLGLKVHKQARACCQRLGNYRMPFAWAARPLFRLYSNELDTSSDFPAIYRQENNKIKDEELLKLLSEYRKPEKLSKLTVIPGWLKIKIESITDIPENTLSTCLAPLKPFPIPPTAEPTIEIAEFESTSEKDIVHPYTTYLNHLYVYPQTLCFDSQKMFTRARNIACIVELRDDDGENVKPLRAIYGKPGTPLLCLRASCAVLHHNAVPSWYEEIKMKLPTKLHAKHHILFSFYHISCDMNKKKENGVESCVGYAWAPLLSKGRLNVDVESSIQVLSVATHLPHGYLSIQPLGLGKGVRNAGPDITWIDSQRPIFTVSFQLISTVFTRDLHLHNLFVHAERILDTKPSTIPSDSETCKILKAAHAIQLVTVITFLPTILNQLFVLLACNTSQEIGLYVIRVLIHFINMVHEAGRKEILQAYIKFVFVLPPLRNGNVTVHEQLAKHLPTLLQPNNTDFLVVNKFMHHSSFFFEIMIKSMAQYLLSTGRIKMHRNERFSKDYHEKIKTLLEVIMPYLMTKYREMPVETHELNKSLAQFLKRCLTFMDRGFVFCLINSYLDNFSPGDQRTLHDFKFTFLQIICSHEHYVSFNLPMMQSRLVSRDLMNEYCLTEEFCKHHFLVGLLMQEVKTSLNEIVQIRKVAINTLRDLMAKHELDDRYQNKGQLSRIASIYIPWLGIVLENLHRLQSVQESEIKVEMKQNSTNRVSTSSSFLATKDSTISSTAAGTPKSIHRLTLHLDTQSPVRTSMHLRDSTYFAAIAGQGLVNGYSCTSVESDTSTVSGASQSNISQETAIVRELVENGTGEKKRHSRTLSVTQSSPRCDKLQSSEVKDILLCFLFIVKYLGDHQVIAWWQQCSDTEILSFFTVIEMSLHHFKYIGKRQIAANAASNVGKPRTVKAMTLPARMAPPDFTTDNPATSTLQPHNTVTRENLVENESSKVYQALLEANMATEVGLIALDCLGLFCIHFKDILLANEGDNAVMQKLFNIYLSFLQVGQSETLLRHVFAGFRAFLNNYSVALFQGNAVLCGRLCYELLRCCNSKLSSIRQESCALLYLLMRSNFEFTSRKGLTRVHLQVIISVSQMLGNVIGLNNSRFQESLSLINSYASSDKVMKGTGFPVEVKDLNKRIRTVLMATAQMREHNNDPEMLVDLQHSLANSYASTPELRHTWLETMARNHARDGNFSEAACCQLHIAALMAEYLKLRKVHPQGAEAFDSISANISKDERNLKLDAGVQDIHYNENLLLEQLEVCADTLEKAERFELLGHLYRLIVPMYEERRNYEALANSYSHLAQAYNKIVEVTRTGKRLLGRFYRVAFFGMAYFEEENGQEYIYKEPKVTSLSEISERLLRLYSEKFGSENVKMIMDSVPVDISELDPKIAYIQVTHVTPYFEKPELEVRQTEFEQNHNVSCFMFETPFTKEGKARGNPEDQWKRRTILTTQYAFPYVKKRIGIAEKRIVELSPIEVALDEMRQRVQELEDVALIGPTDVKKLQLRLQGSICVTVNAGPLAYASAFLDPALSPQYSDDKVEELKDVFREFVKICYTALQINSKLITPDQHQYQEVLRENYQKLCQSLSTLLGEPIWPDEQVGSFKRNSAALFSAISGANNHTSTA
- the Ziz gene encoding dedicator of cytokinesis protein 9 isoform X4 codes for the protein MSERKFTRGLGKPGMAAQLRETVSQVVRESTVQNKPHLVEPIDFENFILKNKTLLQNDPQRELLLYPQDDISQVVLPRRYRSMVPTVQHITESEEGVENLLTKECLHSYTSNWNLVHYKYAAYSGTYLELPKILKADDLKDEVYEIDTEVDQVDEELTKNDGITKEGYLMKGPEIGSTDRMFASKSFKRRFCHLRQEVDGTYILEFFKDERKGEAKLTIVMDFCTEVVRNSKRGRYCFELRMSDTHKSYTLAADSETDMQDWLLKLSSVIQHYKQQEEKRAASLERACNTPPPSPQPMQVYGTLKGLEQSMNPQLIKYSRETDTSIALARRENRKRLFSVYPYIPHAKVNTGQIADHNVDPYKEQFGNRIFVKCESLKFRLQAPIDEKESLCQVEPYYTTLSLFDARNGRKLTENFHFDINHEMVRDMTRELSPTGITTETEDITLPGELKNIPSDWIKYPKQAIFNINNPHPDIFLVVRIDKLLQGNICQISEPYLRATKDPRLGLKVHKQARACCQRLGNYRMPFAWAARPLFRLYSNELDTSSDFPAIYRQENNKIKDEELLKLLSEYRKPEKLSKLTVIPGWLKIKIESITDIPENTLSTCLAPLKPFPIPPTAEPTIEIAEFESTSEKDIVHPYTTYLNHLYVYPQTLCFDSQKMFTRARNIACIVELRDDDGENVKPLRAIYGKPGTPLLCLRASCAVLHHNAVPSWYEEIKMKLPTKLHAKHHILFSFYHISCDMNKKKENGVESCVGYAWAPLLSKGRLNVDVESSIQVLSVATHLPHGYLSIQPLGLGKGVRNAGPDITWIDSQRPIFTVSFQLISTVFTRDLHLHNLFVHAERILDTKPSTIPSDSETCKILKAAHAIQLVTVITFLPTILNQLFVLLACNTSQEIGLYVIRVLIHFINMVHEAGRKEILQAYIKFVFVLPPLRNGNVTVHEQLAKHLPTLLQPNNTDFLVVNKFMHHSSFFFEIMIKSMAQYLLSTGRIKMHRNERFSKDYHEKIKTLLEVIMPYLMTKYREMPVETHELNKSLAQFLKRCLTFMDRGFVFCLINSYLDNFSPGDQRTLHDFKFTFLQIICSHEHYVSFNLPMMQSRLVSRDLMNEYCLTEEFCKHHFLVGLLMQEVKTSLNEIVQIRKVAINTLRDLMAKHELDDRYQNKGQLSRIASIYIPWLGIVLENLHRLQSVQESEIKVEMKQNSTNRVSTSSSFLATKDSTISSTAAGTPKSIHRLTLHLDTQSPVRTSMHLRDSTYFAAIAGQGLVNGYSCTSVESDTSTVSGASQSNISQETAIVRELVENGTGEKKRHSRTLSVTQSSPRCDKLQSSEVKDILLCFLFIVKYLGDHQVIAWWQQCSDTEILSFFTVIEMSLHHFKYIGKRQIAANAASNVGKPRTVKAMTLPARMAPPDFTTDNPATSTLQPHNTVTRENLVENESSKVYQALLEANMATEVGLIALDCLGLFCIHFKDILLANEGDNAVMQKLFNIYLSFLQVGQSETLLRHVFAGFRAFLNNYSVALFQGNAVLCGRLCYELLRCCNSKLSSIRQESCALLYLLMRSNFEFTSRKGLTRVHLQVIISVSQMLGNVIGLNNSRFQESLSLINSYASSDKVMKGTGFPVEVKDLNKRIRTVLMATAQMREHNNDPEMLVDLQHSLANSYASTPELRHTWLETMARNHARDGNFSEAACCQLHIAALMAEYLKLRKVHPQGAEAFDSISANISKDERNLKLDAGEICVQDIHYNENLLLEQLEVCADTLEKAERFELLGHLYRLIVPMYEERRNYEALANSYSHLAQAYNKIVEVTRTGKRLLGRFYRVAFFGMAYFEEENGQEYIYKEPKVTSLSEISERLLRLYSEKFGSENVKMIMDSVPVDISELDPKIAYIQVTHVTPYFEKPELEVRQTEFEQNHNVSCFMFETPFTKEGKARGNPEDQWKRRTILTTQYAFPYVKKRIGIAEKRIVELSPIEVALDEMRQRVQELEDVALIGPTDVKKLQLRLQGSICVTVNAGPLAYASAFLDPALSPQYSDDKVEELKDVFREFVKICYTALQINSKLITPDQHQYQEVLRENYQKLCQSLSTLLGEPIWPDEQVGSFKRNSAALFSAISGANNHTSTA